Below is a window of Camelina sativa cultivar DH55 chromosome 11, Cs, whole genome shotgun sequence DNA.
CGTATCATGTTTACAAGAATATTTCCCAATTCCTCAATCATATAATAAACCTTATCatcattaattatttgttttatactaGTTTGTTACTTATCATTCTTTTCCAAAGTTGAATAACAGGACCATTGGTCCATTGGAATATTTATCTCCCGTTTATATGTGCATTTGTTTTTACAACTCTACCCATAACAATTCTACCATATTTGAATagagcaaacaaataaaaataaaataaactagaCCTTAGAATCTTTCTATTATCGAGTAAAAGTTGATAATATCCCGCGCAAATGCACGGATTGTTGTATAatagaatatattaattaatttaaatttatttgataatcatattaaaaaaaacttaacaaattaatttaaatgtcattaacatttttgacacttttatttattcaaatcatacaatatcaaaatatataacttatttaaatataatcatacatacatttacatatctcttaaagttatttattttttattgttcaaatttgataataatttttattagtatttttaagcatttgaggtaataaaatattattaataataaaaacgaaattttactatgtgatttaaatatataatttaagttttttcatataaactaacacataacctaaagtatttaataattaaaagctaaactattttgaaagtaaaaaatacatatttcctATAAAGTTATATGAAGTGcattcaaagttttaaaatacgATAAAGAAATCTTTTTTCTATTCCCCTCAATTAAGATATATTGCTaggtttagttataatttttaattcttgtaattaaaagctagatagaaaataaaaaatcaatttgtttttttatatagaaaatctttaaaatacatatttggattaaataaaaaaatagtgattttatatcattatatgttgaatcacaaactgaatataatgattattattctaaaataaatgtattacaattttgttggatgtaagtgagagttaagaaaaattgatttgataattatattacaattttttatattccccttaatttaatttatattgctagGATTAGTTTCAATCTTTCATCCTTGTAGTAAAagctagaaagaaaataaataccaaattgcttttttatatagcaaaatccTTAAAgtgcatatttgaattaaatttaaaaattatgacttttatataattatatgttgaatcacatacgaaatataatgatgagtattctaaaatatatttattacaattttgttggaggtaagagagaggtaaaaaaaattgatttgataattatattacaaaaatttccttcatgagaacatttcaaattttaagaataaaataaatatacatgaatttgtaagaactaatcaaacatctaaagtaaagacttaagatgttttctttagcttgattcccttattatgagatggttataaccaaaatattattatggtcatcaaaaatttattatacatattagaatacatatgtattctaaatcaaaataatataagaaaacaaagaagaaaaggagaagtacataaaacaaagaaacaataaaattcaaaacaatgtaaaatatatagtaaacaaaaaatataatcaaactcttattTGGGTTtgcaagaacattataaaaaaacaaagaaaatatttaggatttgggatatggtggaggaggatgtgagaatggttatttataagataaaaagtgatggaagttacatttctaaaataattaaattagaaaaagttacaattataattaatagtgtgtttaaatgaaaatgaatggaggagaaaaagtcaattcacaatttatgtaatttcagttataattcagtagtaaaaaatgaatttaaagtatgcattaatgtatataataaaatgtcttggctaattaaaaatgaatattaatttttaaaattaaatgtcaaaTGGACCAATAAAAGGAATAGGAatatctaattctcaaataaacttgattttttttttgttaaaaccaacatatgtgcatttaaatttaactatggaaatttaaaaaataaatatgaatagattagaaaggcaagaaatataaaagaaatattttattttttatatgaataaaataaaaattgtaaaccatgttaaatatatataatactttctaaattaaaatagataatcaaacttttacaacacatatgagatataacaacatttgatattggtgggagaggaggatattttattttcagttataaatttattttaatatgtgagttaaatgtattgtattaattggtcttaaatattgtttaaagcaataaAACAATTAGAAGttaataaaaacattagaaaacattaaataaaaatcaaccaataaggagagatcaaaaccttacttttatgtatatgattccAATTGAGCAtaataaaaactgtaaaatcaTTATTCAATTGGCGGCTTActtaatactttttattttcctttcgtactttaaagtttggattttgtttttattcatatatgttGTTGTCTCAAAGTCTACAATAGTTTTTTGATTAGTAGCTGTATGAAACGACCCGATCGAGACTCACGCGGGGGGGAGATAGAGCATAGCGGATATGTCAGAATTTGGAATTTGAGAATGTGTTTCGGGTTGATGCGGTGGGATAAAGTGGTGGTTTGTGGCATGTGTGAAaggaaaatttatttaataattatgggaaaattaaaaaatcttaataaataaaaggattacaatatttttgaaagtatataaaaccaaaaataatctattatatcacatatttaggaaagttatctattaaattactaatttcaatagaaaaatatgtgcaattaataaggaaaatatttgcaatttaattgcaattattatttactataatcatatagtaaaaagaaatttatacagaaaagtgattaaagtatgaaaatgtttaatgtgtcaaaattagtgattaacataatgtaaGTATTTCCACATTTCTACTTGATACTCAACTGTTATGTACTCacctttatataaacaaataattttctcataataacgtctttgaattttgtaatttatgataatgttggacaagtagtaaaactattacttatgagattacaaaatatgaaacaaatatatttaagatactgttactttttcaaatatgagtaaaattagttttcatttttttttttgaaaattatgttttgttaatttttagtttttataaatattaagtAAGGTATAATTTGATACTCATCCTCGTCATTCTTCTCTAGGGTTTCccatgtttctatatatatatcagagtATAGAATCGCCGCCTCTCTGTAGATTTCGCGTTCTCAACGAAATTCAGGGTAATAAATCCTTTTCATCTGTTTGTTTAATGcatttcaacattttttaatattttttatcgCATCTCTTTCATCTTTTGATCTCAAAAATTTTCTGCAGAGATGGTTTAAGGCTTCTCAACCAAATTACGTCTCCAGTTGTGATTATGGTATGTTTCCATGACTAAGTCTTTAAATTATTGAATTTGCGAAATCATTTTGTCTTGTTACTGCAATTGCGATAGGAAGTTAGGAACttgatcaaagaaaataaatgatctATTTGGCAACTAGTCATTGTTGCTAATATAAGTGTAGATTCATAAACTCTTGGAATCCATGTGAGTTGACcagtaaatttttaatgtatctcatatataattttttcagtCCTAAAATGTTGCTATTCGtgtttatctctcttttttctcagtAGTTGGATTTGAGTTTTGATGGTGCTTGCCAATATTATTTGGGTGATTTCATTGGTCCGCCTATATGAATTCACTGCGAAGCGCCTTAAGTTTTTGCCTCTTCGTCAGACTCTTTCTGTTCAAGAGCTCTTGAACATTACTCCCAGAAAATTTCTGGGGACAATACCATTAATGATCGATCAAAGGGTTTGATTAATAAATTTGGGTGACAACGATTATTAGTTTGAAAGGTTCAAAaaattttgatcaaaaaaagaaaggttcaAAATACTATTACATTTGATaggtgattttgttttaaaagatacTCTCCATGGAAAAAGAgtaattaagagaaaaaaaatcattcattttATAAACGAAAAATCCTATAATTCAATTACATAAGACAACAACATAAAGAGGTAAAGGAATTCTTCAAAATACTacgttttgtttttcaaaactactatatatgtttttgaaaatacaaaaaaaaaaaatgacttttaaGGATGTATGATCTATTTCTTTTAGGTTTGTGTTGACTCTCTATATTTGGAGATCACTTGATGACATATGGAATCAAAGATATTAAACTGATATTACTATTTTGATATCATTTTTAGTTGTattacaaaattctaaaatataatttgatataagATGTTTAGtttgtagttttatttttaaaaaatctatgttgtaatttaatcaaaatagtgaaaaaaaaactcaatcaaaATAGTCGTATTGCATGTATAATCTtaactttgttaatttttatgtaGTTTTTCATTTAGACATCGATGtaaaaaatctccaaaccttTCATTAATTCACAAGTAGACATTTTCTATAACATTTTTAGAAAACCTtatagaaaaagcaaaaaaataataataatagtaagatatttataataataaacataccaattttttttaaattcaccGATGTAGAATCAATGTGTGGGTTCAAATAGCACAAGTAAGAAAGAATGAATACatagatgaaaacaaaaaattgaccaacttatttaggattctttaaaactaattaattttttcttagactttttcttttctttcaaaaccatatatatatatatatatatatatagaatttgaaTCAAGAGCATCATAATCTCTTGGATCATAGATGTCGAGAAAAATACAGTTATTTCAATAATTCATTTGATTTATACTTTTTGTGTCTTGTTGatctcactttttgtttttttttttcgatttttttagaTCACAGTTTAAGTATGTGGCCAATGTTCTCTCACTTGTCTCTTGTCAATTTTAGCAACATACATCTAAATAATTCTTATTATTCAAAAGTTTTACTCATTGAACAGTAATTTGATGTCATAAATGGAACTGAATGTTCAACACTATATATCACTCTTGTCATGATGTTTTTTCtgtacaaaattttatttgagatTATTGGTAATTTGAAGATATTCGTTGATAATCTTAAATCTAAAATAGTTAGACTTTTTTCCCGGTCAATAGGTtcatgaaatttgattttttttatgggGATGATACCACTAAACGATCAAATAAATCTAGGTGACAGTGATTATTTgtttgaaatattcaaaatactatttatatttgattggtgattttgttttaaaaaatatactaccCATTATAGTAAAAGagtatttaagaaaataaaaaaaaatcatttatttgtagacattttttttggtattggtGTATTTATGTTCATGTATTTCTTATAAACGAAAACCctataaatcaattatataatgcaaaaacataaaagaggTAGAGGAATTCCTCAGAAtaccaagttttgtttttgaaaaataccacaaatatttccaaaaataccacttttTACCAATTTGACTTTTAAggatgtataatttatttattataggTTTGAGTTTACTATCTATATTTGGAGATCACTTgataatatatgatatgagatcgaaaatattaaaatgatgatCAATTACTATTTTGATATCACTTTTAGTTGTATAACAAAATTCGAAATATGATTTGAAAATAAGAGGTTTAGTTTATGATAATAAACAAGtcaataaatttaaattcatcGATGTAGAATCAATGTGTGGGTTTAGCTAGTACAAGTAAGAAGGAGGaatagatgaaaacaaaaaaattgaccaacttatttaagatttttaaaataaattatttttttctttttctttttgatttttctttttctttttgaaaactatctatatatagaatttGAATCAAGAGCAtagattttgagaaaaatacaGTAATTTCAATAATTCATTTCATTTCTGCTCATCTCCTAAGGACCTCATCGATACATTATCATTAACATCATcatgattaattttattttcacttaTTTGAGAATTTTTAGGCCCATTAAATACTATTATTTGCGACTCTGTATTCTATTGACGTGGCAATTtgatacatattattattatctttccGTCATCTTAATGAAGCAAACGCCAATCGTCACGTAATCAAATCTTGAAGGACGATGACGTGGTGAACATTTGACGTGGTATACTACTTCTGCTTTCTATTAATTCCTAAATCGGGTAGCTAACTTATTTCTGTATACATTTCGACCTTAGCGAACATTTGGCggtggttttgatttttttttttcccaggtGAGGAGGTCGGCGAGAAACAATGGCGGATGAGAGATTTAACCGGAAGAACCCTGCGGTGAAGAGGATTTTGCAAGAGGTTAAGGAGATGCAAGCTAATCCTTCTGATGATTTCATGTCTCTTCCCCTCGAGGTACAACATATTTCGAAACACCTTCCTCTCATTTCCTCCTTCTCTTATCTCTCCATATTTGAATCTCACAAAATTTTATCTCTGTAGTATGTGGCCCGATTTGAATTATGCGTTTCGTATTGATTAGCTCCATGTAttgtttcttctatttataTTGTTAATCAGAGTTGATTGTGTATTCGTTTATAATTTAATCATTAGCCTTTCAGATTGGAATTTGAAAGTTTTGGTATGCTTTATCAATGGTTGTTTTGTAATGTTATTGTTCAATCTTGTGCTGTTCAAGTAGTTACCTATGGTTGCTGTTATCTGTTCTAACTTCAGGAGAATATATTTGAGTGGCAATTCGCGATCCGAGGTCCTGCTGATACTGAATTTGAAGGTGGGATTTATCATGGGAGGATTCAGTTGCCTTCAGACTATCCTTTCAAACCTCCTTCATTCATGTTATTGACCGTaaagattcatttttttctctcttctttagcgTCTCAAAGGAgactatatatatctctaatgaATCTTTCTTTGTCCTCTTGTTTTCAGCCTAGTGGTCGTTTTGAAACCAATACCAAGATTTGCTTGAGTATCTCTGATTACCATCCCGAGCATTGGCAACCATCATGGAGTGGTAATGTCACAAACTCTTAAAGTGGACCTTTTTCAACTAGCAATATCCAAAGATGTTATGAAAGACTGAACTAAACAATTTAACTAATGCTGAATTGAACAGTTAAAAAAGCATTTTATCATTAGCAACTTCGATcatgattttgttattgtttatttgtagTTCGGACTGCTTTGGTGGCTCTCATTGCGTTCATGCCTTCAAACCCTAATGGAGCTCTAGGCTCAGTAGATTATCCAAAGGAGGAGAGACGTTCACTTGCCACTAAGTCACGCGAGACACCACCCAAATATGGTTCTCCTGAGCGTCAAAAAATAATTGATGAGGTACTCCACTAGATCACCCTTCTTGTAGAGCaatgtttgaatttttgatttacTAGGCACATTATTCATATAGAGAAATGTGATTATGGCTACATATTTAGAATGCTTTTGATTATTTGAACCAATAAATTggatatgtggatatactttgtttttaataaacgACATAATAGAGAGCTCTTGATCAGCTTAAGCGACAAATTGCTCTGCATAGTGTTTATCGTAAACGGGTTTATGTTACTAATGATGTGTTTAGAATGCAAAATTGTGATGCCATTTCTCATTAGAAATTTGTTAGATATATTGATCCTAAGATGCTACAATAACTATTATTGATCTTGAAGCATAATGAACATATTAAAGGAATCTTTGAAAGATATTAACTTCAAAAGACACCATTGCTGGTACTATTATTATCAACCAAAACTAGTGTCAATAAtctcattttggtttttaaattattgACTACTTGTTTACACTGTTGACACGGTTAAACATGGCTTATTTGGAATCCTGTCATAACATTATTTGATCTTGTCCTTTTGATTGATATACGCAGATTCATCAATATATGCTCAGCAAGACACCATCTGCTCCAAACCCTAATCCTCAGGAATGTAACAAAACGCCTTTGGCTGATTCAGACAATCAGTCCCAGACCGAGCCGCAGGACTCTGCAACGGTTATATCAGAATCTGATACAGTGGCTGAAGAGAGAGTAG
It encodes the following:
- the LOC104723499 gene encoding ubiquitin-conjugating enzyme E2 32-like, coding for MADERFNRKNPAVKRILQEVKEMQANPSDDFMSLPLEENIFEWQFAIRGPADTEFEGGIYHGRIQLPSDYPFKPPSFMLLTPSGRFETNTKICLSISDYHPEHWQPSWSVRTALVALIAFMPSNPNGALGSVDYPKEERRSLATKSRETPPKYGSPERQKIIDEIHQYMLSKTPSAPNPNPQECNKTPLADSDNQSQTEPQDSATVISESDTVAEERVVDQIAEEAAQIGFPGANAAVVEVIEGDSGGSGLVRQQQRRTSVVRTAQKLGDDRLFTWAAVGLTIAIVVLLLKKFVRSSAHGAVFMDES